One Phoenix dactylifera cultivar Barhee BC4 unplaced genomic scaffold, palm_55x_up_171113_PBpolish2nd_filt_p 000716F, whole genome shotgun sequence DNA segment encodes these proteins:
- the LOC103699036 gene encoding TVP38/TMEM64 family membrane protein slr0305-like, with product MMHPTRPCLSTLSRSSLLLSPHHFPSSSSPFSSLRPRRSQAFRPLSSLRETKKATLRKASNVPQNLKFDGRRGRDDGSVSDDGDGALGGETAVKGTLLAGLLLVGVIGGFGTVGYVYKDQINAFLTQFSDFIEGYGPSGYALFVLVYAALEILAIPAIPLTMSAGLLFGSVTGTIIVSISGTVAAAVAFLIARYFARERILKLVEGNKKFLAIDKAIGENGFRVVTLLRLSPLLPFSLGNYLYGLTSVKFVPYVLGSWLGMLPGTWAYVSAGAFGRAIIQEESDVGLPGGNDQLVTLGLGLLFTAIAAAYVTRLAKDAVKDIE from the exons ATGATGCACCCGACGAGGCCATGCCTCTCCACCCTCTCCcgctcctcccttctcctctcCCCCCACCacttcccctcctcctcttctcccttctcctcaCTTCGCCCCCGCCGCTCGCAAGCCTTCcggcccctctcctccctccgggAGACGAAGAAGGCCACTCTCCGCAAGGCCTCCAACGTCCCCCAGAACCTCAAGTTTGACGGCCGGAGGGGGAGGGACGATGGGTCCGTCTCGGATGACGGGGACGGGGCGTTGGGAGGAGAGACGGCCGTGAAGGGCACGCTTCTCGCGGGGCTTCTGCTAGTTGGGGTCATTGGAGGGTTCGGTACGGTGGGGTACGTCTACAAAGACCAGATCAATGCCTTTCTCACCCAGTTCTCGGATTTCATCGAAG GTTATGGCCCTTCTGGATATGCCTTATTTGTACTTGTTTATGCTGCATTGGAG ATTCTTGCAATTCCAGCAATTCCATTAACTATGTCGGCGGGACTTTTATTTGGAAGTGTAACAGGGACCATTATCGTTTCGATCAGTGGGACA GTGGCTGCAGCGGTGGCCTTTCTTATTGCTAGATATTTTGCTCGTGAGCGTATTCTCAAATTGGTTGAAGgaaacaaaaagtttttggCAATTGATAAGGCAATAGGAGAGAATGGATTCAGAGTTGTTACACTTCTACGTTTGAGTCCTTTGCTCCCATTTTCTCTTGGAAACTATCTATATGGTTTGACATCAGTGAAGTTTGTGCCTTATGTATTAGGCAG TTGGTTGGGGATGCTTCCAGGAACATGGGCTTATGTAAGTGCAGGTGCATTTGGGCGAGCCATCATT CAAGAAGAGTCAGATGTGGGCTTACCAGGAGGAAACGACCAATTAGTGACTCTTGGACTAGGCTTGTTATTTACAGCCATTGCTGCAGCCTATGTAACTCGGCTTGCAAAG GATGCTGTGAAGGATATTGAGTAG